One part of the Rutidosis leptorrhynchoides isolate AG116_Rl617_1_P2 chromosome 1, CSIRO_AGI_Rlap_v1, whole genome shotgun sequence genome encodes these proteins:
- the LOC139898406 gene encoding uncharacterized protein, translating to MDPQLFQNPLFLHPSDGPGSLSIQEKLTGAQNYRSWRQSMEIALSTKRKIGFVIGTIVRVDKDPIKAEMWDTCNNMVISWIMNSVSESIVKSIMFVGTASEIWTQLEKRFALSNGSQKYKLHKDTYANEQLGNPVSDYYTRFKCIWEEIDSLSELPRIANVTAEITTFLAALNKQKEEEHLFQFLNGLDDKFSALRSQLLLMTPLPTVETACATIQ from the coding sequence ATGGATCCTCAATTGTTTCAGAATCCTTTGTTTCTTCATCCTTCTGACGGACCTGGTTCGCTGTCTATCCAAGAGAAGTTGACTGGAGCACAAAATTATAGGTCATGGCGTCAATCTATGGAAATTGCTTTGTCAACCAAAAGGAAGATCGGCTTTGTTATAGGTACAATTGTCAGAGTTGATAAAGATCCGATTAAGGCAGAAATGTGGGATACATGTAATAATATGGTTATAAGTTGGATTATGAATTCTGTTTCTGAGTCTATTGTTAAATCTATTATGTTTGTTGGCACTGCATCTGAGATTTGGACTCAATTGGAGAAGAGGTTTGCGTTAAGTAATGGTTCACAAAAATACAAGTTGCATAAAGACACATATGCAAATGAACAACTAGGTAATCCAGTTAGTGACTATTACACTAGGTTTAAGTGCATTTGGGAAGAAATTGACTCATTGAGTGAATTACCTAGAATTGCTAATGTAACTGCTGAGATTACAACTTTTTTAGCTGCTCTTAACAAGCAAAAGGAAGAAGAACACTTGTTTCAATTCCTTAATGGCTTGGATGATAAATTTAGTGCTTTGAGGAGTCAGCTTTTGTTAATGACACCTCTTCCCACTGTTGAGACTGCTTGTGCTACGATTCAATAA